In Toxoplasma gondii ME49 chromosome VIII, whole genome shotgun sequence, a single genomic region encodes these proteins:
- a CDS encoding brix domain-containing protein (encoded by transcript TGME49_273840), whose amino-acid sequence MGRRRRPGKSSRRAARGAAGEEESDARQPSSSPSAPCSFVVKRGRLTPAARLLVQDLRMLMSPYCSSRLREKRSNKLKDFVAVSSLLGVTHLQAVSQTEAGVYLKVAQLPSGPTLTFQVSKFSLMKDVRKAAGLKARNDSRDFRSPALLLFSGGSAGDKRNGGDKCDPGNARAALQAQDVEQLVTKMMKNVFPAIDVQTVPLSECRRVALYRRQHTPASGSSKTRFTYLFRQYAIVRRAAGVTSGVRRLVEAASRPAVERKIFRSLGLREATPQRESEREAHARACLQSGEALRDASEASDEERQSRLKRRDVDICDITLHRERRGSCFSDSEAEEEETVVAFDSRTAKATCPAPARTNQPQGGLNALLSSCADGELREAKKKREREDEEDGDEDEDAGHRDEMWRMAIALVELGPRMELQLVKIEEDVCAGRVLYHHFISKTPEELRMLKAKEAAVKAERQRQREEMERAVELQMKKKRRDREDDSDGSSAASGSGDEQVSGTKGVKKEGTNGKARAAASSGDEGGSGDESGEEGRKERQRRTKGVDASDSDGDSDTDDDADASADDEAEDNEEAGPGRQRKRFHPFSFKSKRKKTVDPPAESSSVIETVSARGHQSHKRGSAKMGKDEKKQGKPHAGTAGRGGKKKLSSADMVLQKYKKAKQQSGNASGKT is encoded by the exons ATGGGGCGACGCCGTCGGCCTGGGAAGTCCTCGCGGCGCGCAGCGCGCGGCGCCgcaggggaggaagagagcgacgctcgccagccgtcttcttctccctcggcaCCGTGCTCCTTCGTGGTGAAGCGGGGGCGCTTGACGCCTGCCGCGAGGCTCCTCGTCCAAGACCTGCGCATGCTGATGTCGCCATACTGCAGCTCGCGTCTTCGCGAGAAGCGCAGCAACAAACTCAAGGACTTTGTCGCCGTTTCCTCGCTCCTCGGCGTCACACATCTGCAGGCTGTCTCTCAAACCGAGGCCGGCGTCTACCTGAAAGTTGCGCAGCTGCCGAGCGGCCCGACACTCACCTTCCAAGTGTCGAAGTTCTCGCTGATGAAGGACGTACGAAAAGCCGCCGGTCTCAAGGCGAGAAACGACTCCAGAGACTTCAGGTCGCCCGCGCTGCTCCTCTTCAGTGGCGGCAGCGctggagacaagaggaacggaggagacaaaTGCGACCCCGGCAACGCCAGAGCTGCGCTCCAGGCCCAAGACGTCGAACAGCTCGTCACAAAAATGATGAAAAACGTCTTCCCTGCAATCGACGTCCAAACTGTGCCG TTGTCGGAGTGCCGGCGCGTTGCGCTGTATCGGCGCCAGCATACGCCGGCGTCTGGGTCGTCGAAAACGCGTTTCACATACCTCTTTCGGCAGTACGCGATCGTCAGACGCGCGGCCGGAGTGACGTCGGGCGTTCGGCGTCTCGTGGAGGCGGCGTCGCGGCCGGCAGTGGAGCGGAAAATTTTCAGGAGTTTGGGCCTTCGCGAGGCTACGCCGCAGCGCGAGAGCGAGCgcgaagcgcatgcacgggCATGTTTGCAGAGCGGCGAGGCCCTACGGGATGCCAGCGAGGCGTCAGACGAGGAGCGGCAGTCGCGCCTCAAGCGCAGAGACGTGGATATCTGCGACATCACTCTCCACCGCGAGCGCCGCGGAAGCTGTTTCtcagacagcgaagccgaggaagaggagacggtgGTCGCGTTCGACTCGCGCACTGCGAAGGCGACCTGCCCCGCGCCTGCGAGAACGAACCAGCCGCAGGGCGGCTTGAACGCGCTGCTCAGCTCTTGCGCTGACGGCGAGCTCcgcgaagcgaaaaagaagcgcgagcgagaagacgaagaagacggagacgaagatgaggacgcgggacacagagacgaaatGTGGAGAATGGCCATTGCGCTTGTCGAACTCGGACCCAGAATGGAGCTGCAACTTGTCAAAATCGAGGAGGACGTCTGCGCCGGAAGAG TTCTCTATCACCACTTTATTTCGAAGACTCCAGAAGAGCTGCGCATGttgaaggcgaaggaggcggctGTGAAGGCCGAGCGACA gcggcagagagaggaaatggAGAGGGCTGTAGAGctgcagatgaagaagaagagacgagacagagaagacgacagcgacGGTTCTAGCGCCGCTTCTGGCAGTGGAGACGAGCAGGTGTCAGGGACGAAgggagtgaagaaggaaggaaccAATGGCAAGGCCAGAGCTGCTGCTTCTagcggagacgagggaggtTCAGGTGACGAAAGCggggaggaagggagaaaagagaggcagagaagaacaaaagGCGTAGACGCCTCGGACTCcgatggagacagcgacacagacgacgacgccgatgcatctgcagacgacgaggcagaggacaATGAAGAGGCTGGACCGGGCAGGCAGCGAAAGAG GTTCCATCCTTTTTCCTTcaagagcaagaggaagaagaccgTGGACCCGCCAGCAGAAAGCTCGAGCGTCATTGAGACGGTGTCTGCGCGCGGCCATCAGAGCCACAAGCGGGGAAGTGCCAAGATGGGAAAGgatgagaaaaaacaaggaaagcCCCACGCGGGCACGGCGGGTCGCGGCGGGAAAAAGAAACTTTCGTCTGCCGACATGGTGCTCCAAAAATACaaaaaggcgaagcagcaAAGTGGAAACGCTTCCGGGAAAACGTGA
- a CDS encoding hypothetical protein (encoded by transcript TGME49_273860), which yields MGSARNQVSSSRMGRQTFESFCVFPQRESRSTKAMRHRFAFEWRKASFSFVGVSAVFLLCLDWHRSPLLPAECTMSFRRVPVGNLLMEPIKSDSLDALKHSEMGIKRGGTEGVRGRQKMGVVEKFSRSLNDAAYYSSFLELSAKQTTKKDEDEDGSEDSEDDEAERASSAKEGERSEKADEDSAEGGNGSSKEESKADGGSDDGGGHHLSGGHEANTSDKHDTEEHASEKHEPAGKPREEEDSDGSEKRSKTHHGGKRHSLDAPENMDPDSEEPSGKYKVQFNFEPGLLIPSDMKAKVKQRKVAQDGVEWFQVGSAEPPKLLSVEGAKGEDKFLHQIHVENRS from the coding sequence ATGGGTAGCGCTCGTAACCAGGTTTCTTCGTCCCGCATGGGACGACAGACTTTCGAGTCTTTTTGCGTGTTTCCACAAAGAGAGTCGCGGTCGACCAAGGCGATGCGACATCGATTTGCTTTTGAGTGGAGGAAAGCAAGTTTCTCATTTGTCGGCGTTTCTGCTGTCTTTCTACTCTGTCTCGACTGGCACAGATCTCCCCTTCTGCCAGCAGAATGTACTATGTCCTTTCGGCGCGTCCCTGTGGGAAATCTGCTGATGGAACCGATAAAGTCTGACTCTCTCGATGCGTTGAAGCACAGCGAAATGGGCATAAAGCGGGGAGGGACGGAGGGTGTACGCGGTAGACAGAAAATGGGCGTGGTCGAGAAGTTCTCCAGAAGCCTCAACGATGCAGCCTACTATTCGTCTTTTCTGGAGCTGAGCGCAAagcagacaacgaagaaagaTGAGGACGAGGATGGTTCAGAGGACTCTGAagatgacgaggcagaaCGAGCGAGTTCAGCGAAAGAAGGTGAGCGCTCGGAAAAGGCAGATGAAGATTCGGCAGAAGGTGGAAATGGTTCGAGCAAAGAAGAATCAAAAGCAGATGGGGGGTCAGATGATGGAGGCGGGCATCACTTGTCTGGTGGACATGAGGCAAACACCAGCGATAAGCACGATACAGAGGAACACGCCAGCGAAAAACACGAACCAGCAGGCAAAccgagggaagaggaagattcAGATGGTTCTGAGAAGCGAAGTAAGACCCATCATGGGGGAAAACGCCACTCACTTGACGCTCCCGAAAACATGGACcccgacagcgaggagccTAGCGGTAAATACAAGGTGCAGTTCAATTTTGAGCCAGGGCTCCTGATACCGAGTGACATGAAGGCGAAAGTGAAGCAACGGAAGGTTGCACAGGATGGCGTAGAATGGTTCCAAGTGGGAAGTGCCGAGCCTCCAAAACTGCTCAGCGTGGAAGGTGCCAAAGGGGAGGACAAATTTTTACATCAAATACACGTGGAGAATCGAAGCTAA
- a CDS encoding SWI2/SNF2 ISWI-like (AT hook) (encoded by transcript TGME49_273870~Gene product name based on ToxoDB Community Expert Annotation.): protein MNTATESSSPPEGEKEKSAASVDVSVAANKPGSVESELSSDRRINVDDLSPGNKPTGDGQETPEAEEEEEDEEEEKEDEEEEGLREGEDETHTFTQAERHSGEYGLANAELEAKLRELLRQADTFSSRIHGGGNAAAPPKKGPGSRGRERRMLSEAEEDDILLRRLEEDSGEGAEGDASRQGDVFVRITEQPSCIEGKMKHYQIEGLNWLYQLHCLDINGILADEMGLGKTLQTISILAFLQFEKNIPGPHLVICPRSTLDNWFNEVKKWCPRFRPARLHGTKEERQELYESVLDPGLFDICITTYEMVIKDYHRLASRFQWNYLIMDEAHRIKNEKSVLSEVVRRFRPRRRLLITGTPLQNNLRELWALLNFIMPQLFDVTLDFAALFDFSRLNTEQQQHQVITTLHRILRPFMLRRLKSDVARDLPPKREIYIFVGMSKLQKKLYADILSKNVEVLNAMSGSKTQMLNILMQLRKCCNHPYLFDGVEPGPPYVEGEHMVEAAGKMALLDKLLPRLKAEGSRVLLFSQMTRLLDIVDDYCRWRGFDYCRIDGGTPGTERQERIDEFNAEGSKKFLFLLSTRAGGLGINLATADIVILFDSDFNPQMDLQAMDRAHRIGQKKRVVVYRFVTGDTVEAKIVERAAKKLKLDSLVIQKGRLSQSNQAQKGPSTNELHAILQFGAQEVYRTQDESSITEADIDVILADAEQRTAEIQAQLTSLERTFDLSNMSLDGGLHMYGEEDDEMRNQPRKPGRKKAVKLNRPATFFELGDRKTKWRGDGGAAAMAMVKKERKLSRKTLTGWRAEINGGYDFQFFNADQLDALDAIQRNWQAYLDNRRRKLLETLKRERDSALALAEGVKKEVETEKGQDAEEPPAKKQKTSAGDKPETPVFQKPTVADLLRACRENETQVEGGDASWTQGLRHLSVHQAEQVERLLESFASAAGLSLSTFEPRHPEDVEMEALPPSGTVEKICRHLRCQEGEHEYLFSTSAPSFAAALQQLAEDLVGGRAEALGVLVAVEAARRFAVPTSEAEPERQGIEREREEMATEEEAKEAEGKEAEGKEEESKDATKEELKESHEESEALAPEAEDDAQGGEEDESEKPSPPASSGSPAAGEEGAVTKKKAGRPRKNVKEEERGVDEDEEDEALLALLKEEDLDDENDPERPEEFTEEMRKEKERLLAEGFGHWNRTEFSKFVSGLIHYGRDRLAEAWCAHFRGTTKSLEDLERYTEVFCKRYSEVEGGDRIMQRVEKAADIRGALDSQRRAVQAMVEEQLREETAGNGASRPIERPDELRLPKRLAPSTHFTPQEDSMLLWGLYEQGVTAYAAIHALLKYYWFDSRGFFHVASRSMKQVEDRCKEIVMAIELEETAKTGQKECMRYRQFRPTSHRIGRPPTRLSAGGRPGRGHASHLSRSREKNGDALVFPGDEGEEGRSVCWENEEGEERREGRTDGMAFDTARNADGRGGSHKSRRCTGRKRGRPRGGRGRSSTRGLAPTHLTGDSGTGAGLGSGESDRGGEEQELRHEGDENESGREDVREKEEEKDGDEHGKLVA, encoded by the exons ATGAATACCGCAACtgagtcttcctctcctcctgagggggagaaggagaagagcgcggCGTCGGTCGACGTGAGTGTGGCGGCGAACAAGCCAGGCAGTGTCGAGAGCGAACTTTCTTCAGACAGGCGAATCAACGTGGACGACCTGTCTCCCGGGAACAAGCCGACGGGGGACGGGCAAGAGACTCccgaggccgaggaagaagaggaggacgaagaagaggagaaggaagacgaagaagaagaaggtctGCGCGAAGGTGAAGACGAGACGCACACCTTCACGCAGGCGGAAAGACACTCCGGAGAATACGGCCTCGCAAATGCAGAACTCGAGGCGAAACTGAGGGAACTGCTGCGACAAGCCGATACGTTCTCATCCAGAATCCATGGAGGAGGCAATGCCGCCGCGCCTCCGAAGAAAGGCCCCGGCTCTCGA GGGCGTGAGCGCCGCATGTTGAGtgaagccgaggaagacgacatTCTGCTGCGTCGCCTGGAGGAGGACTCGGGAGAGGgtgcagaaggagacgcgtcGCGACAGGGTGATGTCTTTGTTCGAATAACAGAGCAGCCGTCGTGCATCGAGGGGAAAATGAAACACTACCAGATTGAAGGTCTGAACTGGCTGTACCAGCTGCACTGCCTGGACATCAACGGCATCCTCGCAGACGAAATGGGCCTCGGAAAAACGCTCCAAACGATCAGcattctcgccttcctccagTTCGAAAAGAACATCCCTGGACCGCACCTCGTCATCTGCCCGAGATCCACTCTCGACAACTGGTTCAACGAAGTCAAAAAATG GTGCCCGCGGTTCCGGCCGGCGCGCCTGCACGGGACGAAGGAGGAGCGGCAGGAGCTGTACGAATCGGTCCTCGACCCTGGTCTCTTTGATATTTGCATAACGACTTACGAAATGGTCATCAAAGATTACCACCGTCTCGCGTCGAG GTTTCAGTGGAACTACTTGATCATGGACGAAGCTCATCgaatcaagaacgaaaagagCGTACTGTCGGAAGTCGTGAGGCGCTTCCGACCTCGACGCCGTCTCCTGATTACCGGGACGCCTCTCCAGAACAATCTCCGGGAGCTCTGGGCGCTTCTGAACTTCATCATGCCGCAGCTGTTCGACGTCACGCTCGACTTTGCGGctctcttcgacttctcgAGGCTCAACACAGAGCAACAGCAGCACCAGGTCATCACGACGCTGCACCGGATTCTCAGACCGTTCATGCTGCGACGTCTAAAGTCCGACGTTGCCAGAGACCTTCCTCCAAAAAGAGAAATCTACATCTTTGTCG GCATGTcaaagctgcagaagaagctgtACGCAGACATCCTGTCGAAGAACGTGGAAGTACTGAATGCGATGTCGGGAAGCAAAACGCAGATGCTGAACATCCTCATGCAGCTGCGAAAGTGCTGCAACCACCCGTACTTGTTCGACGGCGTGGAGCCTGGCCCGCCGTACGTCGAGGGGGAACATAtggtggaggcggcggggAAAATGGCGTTGCTCGACAAACTTCTTCCCCGACTAAAAGCCGAAGGAAGtcgtgttcttctcttctcgcaaATGACCAGGCTTCTCGACATCGTCGACGACTACTGCAG GTGGCGCGGCTTCGACTACTGCCGCATTGATGGGGGGACGCCGGGCACAGAGCGACAAGAGAGAATCGATGAATTCAACGCAGAAGGCTCAAAAAaattcctttttctgctgtcCACTCGCGCTG GCGGCCTCGGAATCAACCTGGCGACAGCGGACATCGTCATTCTCTTCGACAGTGACTTCAACCCCCAAATGGATCTTCAAGCCATGGACCGAGCACATCGGATCGGGCAAAAGAAACGC GTCGTGGTTTATCGCTTTGTCACTGGCGACACCGTGGAGGCGAAGATcgtggagagagcagcgaagaaactcAAATTGGACTCTCTTGTGATTCAAAAAGGACGCCTCAGCCAATCCAACCAAGCGCAAAAAGGACCCTCCACCAACGAGCTGCATGCCATTCTCCAGTTCGGTGCTCAGGAAGTCTACCGCACACAG GACGAGAGTTCAATCACGGAGGCAGACATCGACGTCATTCTTGCGGACGCCGAGCAGAGAACTGCGGAGATTCAGGCCCAGCTGACCAG TTTGGAAAGAACTTTCGACTTGAGCAACATGAGTCTGGACGGAGGCCTGCACATgtacggcgaagaagacgacgagatGCGTAACCAGCCGCGAAAACctgggaggaagaaggcggttAAACTCAACCGTCCTGCAACGTTCTTCGAGCTCGGCGACCGAAAGACCAAGTG GCGCGGTGACGGAGGTGCCGCTGCCATGGCGAtggtgaagaaggaacgaaaaCTGTCGAGAAAGACCCTTACAGGCTGGAGAGCGGAAATTAACGGCGGCTACGACTTCCAGTTCTTCAATGCAGATCAACTTGATGC TTTGGATGCGATCCAGCGCAACTGGCAGGCCTACCTGGACAaccgaagaaggaagctgctggagactttgaagagagagagagacagcgcctTGGCATTGGCAGAGggagtgaagaaggaggtcGAGACCGAGAAGGGCCAAGACGCGGAGGAGCCTCCtgcgaaaaagcagaaaacgtccgcaggcgacaagcctgAGACGCCAGTCTtccagaagccgacagtCGCTGACCTGcttcgtgcatgcagagaaaatgAAACACAAGTAGAGGGAGGCGACGCGTCCTGGACGCAAGGTCTCCGTCACCTCTCCGTTCACCAGGCCGAACAAGTCGAGAGACTCCTCGAGAG CTTTGCGTCGGCAGCGGGTCTGTCTCTGAGCACCTTCGAGCCGAGACACCCGGAAGACGTCGAAATGGAAGCGTTGCCGCCTTCTGGAACCGTGGAGAAGATTTGCCGCCACCTTCGCTgtcaagagggagaacatGAATACTTGTTCTCgacttctgctccttctttcgctgccGCCCTACAGCAGCTTGCTGAGGATTTAGTT GGTGGCCGTGCAGAGGCCTTGGGCGTACTGGTCGCCGTTGAGGCTGCGCGGCGTTTCGCCGTCCCGACTAGCGAGGCGGAGCCGGAGAGGCAGGGCATCGagcgcgagcgagaagaaatggctacggaagaagaggccaaagaagcagaaggcaaagaagcagaaggcaaagaagaagaaagcaaagacgcgacgaaggaagagctgaaggagagtcacgaagagagcgaagcacTGGCACCCGAGGCCGAGGACGACGCtcagggaggagaggaagatgagagTGAGAAGCCGTCTCCCCCTGCCTCCTCCGGGTCTCCTGCTGCAGGCGAGGAGGGAGCcgtgacgaagaagaaggcaggacGTCCGAGAAAGAAtgtgaaagaagaagaaagaggcgttgacgaagacgaagaagacgaggcgctTCTCGCACTCctgaaagaagaagatctcGACGACGAAAACGACCCTGAACGACCCGAGGAATTCACCGAGGAAATGCGCAAAGAGAAG GAGCGGCTTTTGGCTGAGGGTTTCGGCCACTGGAATCGCACGGAATTCTCAAAGTTTGTGAG CGGCCTAATTCACTACGGGCGCGACCGGCTCGCGGAAGCCTGGTGCGCTCACTTCCGCGGCACCACGAAAAGCTTGGAGGATCTGGAGCGCTACACGGAGGTCTTCTGCAAAAGATACTCGGAAGTCGAAGGG GGCGACCGGATTATGCAGCgtgtggagaaggcggcagatATTCGTGGAGCTCTGGACTCTCAAAGGCGCGCCGTTCAAGCCATG GTCGAGGAACAActtcgagaagaaacagcaggCAACGGGGCGTCGCGTCCGATTGAGCGTCCTGACGAGCTTCGCCTGCCTAAACGCCTCGCCCCCAGCACACACTTCACTCCCCAAGAAGATTCCATGCTGCTCTGGGGTCTCTACGAGCAGGGCGTCACTGCCTATGCCGCCATCCACGCGCTG CTCAAGTATTACTGGTTTGACAGTCGTGGCTTCTTCCACGTTGCGTCGAGGAGCATGAAGCAAGTGGAGGACCGCTGCAAGGAGATCGTCATGGCCATTgaactcgaggagacagcgaagacg ggACAAAAAGAGTGCATGCGCTATCGGCAATTTCGGCCTACAAGTCACCGGATCGGGCGTCCGCCGACGCGGTTGAGTGCGGGAGGGCGGCCCGGGCGCGGGCATGCGTCACATCTGTCTCGGAGccgggagaagaacggagacgctTTGGTTTTCcccggagacgaaggcgaagaaggccgaAGCGTGTGTtgggagaacgaagaaggcgaggagcggCGCGAGGGGAGGACAGACGGCATGGCTTTCGACACCGCGAGGAACGCCGACGGTCGGGGCGGCAGCCATAAGTCGAGGCGATGTACGGGGCGAAAGCGGGGAAGGCCTCGTGGCGGCCGGGGCAGAAGCTCGACCCGGGGCCTGGCTCCGACGCACCTCACAGGAGACTCTGGCACAGGCGCAGGATTGGGCTCCGGCGAAAGCGACCGGGGCGGCGAGGAGCAAGAGCTGCGACATGAGGGCGACGAAAACGAGTCGGGGAGAGAGGAtgtgcgagagaaagaagaggaaaaggacggTGATGAACACGGCAAACTGGTTGCGTAG
- a CDS encoding hypothetical protein (encoded by transcript TGME49_273850) — protein sequence MFGNTATTSSAASGGGGGGLFGSTSSPFASSSSSLFGGSSGTSKPGGLFGAAPAGSGTATPSLFGGTTGGASLFGAASTSIVSSGQTLSSPSTGSGLFGSASAAKPSLFGSTVPASTASAQAASTGTASGSGSALFGALAKPAGADATGAPAGGLFGSSTGAQGTGGAAAATTAPAAGTGLFGATSSASQPSTAGTGLFGATSSASQPSTAGTGLFGAASSSSQPSTAGTGLFGAASSSSQPSTAGTGLFGAASSSSQPSTAGTGLFGAASSASQPSTAGTGLFGAASSASQPSTAGTGLFGAASSASQPSTAGTGLFGAASSASQPSTAGTGLFGAVAGSSQPSTAGTGLFGAKPAADGAGAHTAEKQATAKGTEAPAASAAPAEGTKATGGATGLLGSSSLFGDTKAASAASSTGATTSLFGAAAAPAAGGATGTKPAGDSASSSSVSAPFGAGLGASSTANSGSSGNAAAGGLFGAAAAGSAKAPEKLQGASGPAGATASGATTAETLPPPQQVALETLQHERVEEVLAKWEKRLQRRVRRFNEVAEEVGSVEKAMIEESKKLHALREEQIKIEKRQTYICDFIDGLERQQRDLLTLLASVEASVLRQIPQDNGDPTGAAGGDALAQRVQREWEAESGFHSSSEEELLSRRLRNIDEQLNDVGLALSEATERFQPGPLGTVAQVLGIHQAALQASWRQASELQQRMDALQRLTSDAKHGE from the coding sequence ATGTTCGGCAACACGGCAACCACGTCTTCCGCCGCCTCGGGGGGCGGGGGCGGCGGCCTCTTCGGTTCAACTTCCAGtccctttgcttcttcttcgtcatctcTGTTTGGGGGGTCCTCTGGAACCTCGAAGCCCGGGGGGCTCTTCGGCGCAGCCCCAGCAGGTTCGGGGACAGCGACACCGAGCCTCTTTGGAGGCACGACGGGGGGAGCTTCGCTCTTTGGGGCTGCCTCGACTTCGATTGTTTCTTCGGGCCAGACCCTGTCGTCACCGAGCACCGGCAGTGGACTCTTCGGCTCAGCCTCCGCAGCGAAACCGTCGCTATTTGGAAGCACCGTGCCTGCCTCTACAGCAAGTGCACAGGCAGCTTCCACTGGAACCGCGTCAGGCTCGGGAAGCGCCCTCTTTGGGGCTTTGGCAAAGCCTGCTGGGGCCGACGCCACTGGAGCCCCCGCTGGCGGGCTGTTTGGGTCTTCGACTGGAGCCCAAGGCACCGGGGGCGCCGCGGCAGCCACCACCGCACCCGCCGCAGGGACAGGCCTCTTCGGGGCGACGTCGAGTGCCTCGCAGCCGTCGACCGCGGGGACAGGCCTGTTTGGGGCGACGTCGAGTGCCTCGCAGCCGTCGACCGCGGGGACAGGTCTGTTTGGGGCGGCGTCGAGCTCCTCGCAGCCGTCGACCGCGGGGACAGGTCTGTTTGGGGCGGCGTCGAGCTCCTCGCAGCCGTCGACCGCGGGGACAGGTCTGTTTGGGGCGGCGTCGAGCTCCTCGCAGCCGTCGACCGCGGGGACAGGTCTGTTTGGGGCGGCGTCGAGTGCCTCGCAGCCGTCGACCGCGGGGACAGGCCTGTTTGGGGCGGCGTCGAGTGCCTCGCAGCCGTCGACCGCGGGGACAGGCCTGTTTGGGGCGGCGTCGAGTGCCTCGCAGCCGTCGACCGCGGGGACAGGCCTGTTTGGGGCGGCGTCGAGTGCCTCGCAGCCGTCGACCGCGGGGACAGGTCTCTTCGGGGCGGTGGCAGGCTCCTCGCAGCCGTCGACCGCGGGGACAGGCCTCTTTGGGGCGAAGCCTGCAGCTGATGGGGCTGGAGCGCATacggcagagaagcaggcgaccGCAAAGGGCACAGAAGCACCGGCGGCGTCTGCAGCCCCTGCTGAAGGGACAAAGGCGACTGGGGGCGCGACTGGGCTCCTGGGTTCCTCGTCGCTGTTCGGTGACACAAAGGCCGCCAGTGCGGCCTCAAGCACTGGGGCGACGACTTCGCTTTTCGGGGCTGCTGCAGCGCCAGCCGCCGGTGGTGCGACAGGCACAAAGCCGGCAGGAGAcagtgcctcttcttcctcggtctcTGCGCCTTTTGGAGCGGGGCTCGGCGCGTCTTCGACTGCGAATTCGGGGAGCTCTGGAAACGCAGCGGCTGGAGGTCTTTTCGGGGCGGCGGCCGCGGGCTCGGCGAAGGCACCTGAAAAGCTCCAGGGGGCCTCGGGACCCGCTGGAGCCACAGCGAGCGGTGCCACCACCGCGGAGACTTTGCCGCCGCCTCAGCAAGTCGCGCTGGAGACACTGCAGCACGAGCGGGTGGAAGAAGTTCTGGCCAAGtgggagaagagactgcaGCGCCGCGTGCGGCGGTTCAACGAGGTTGCCGAGGAAGTGGGGAGTGTAGAGAAGGCGATGATtgaagagagcaagaaacTCCATGCTTTGCGGGAAGAACAGATCAAGATTGAGAAGCGCCAGACCTACATCTGCGACTTCATCGATGGGCTTGAGCGCCAGCAAAGGGATCTTTTGACGTTGCTGGCCTCCGTGGAAGCTTCGGTTCTTCGGCAGATTCCCCAAGACAATGGCGACCCGACCGGGGCTGCAGGAGGGGACGCTCTAGCGCAGCGTGTGCAGAGAGAATGGGAAGCGGAGAGCGGGtttcactcttcttctgaagaagagctcTTGTCTAGAAGGTTGCGAAACATCGACGAGCAACTAAACGACGTAGGCCTCGCTCTTTCTGAAGCAACCGAGAGATTCCAGCCGGGCCCTCTGGGTACTGTCGCGCAGGTGCTGGGCATTCACCAGGCTGCGCTCCAGGCTTCGTGGCGCCAAGCCAGTgagctgcagcagcgaaTGGACGCTCTTCAGCGGCTTACATCGGATGCGAAACATGGTGAATGA